In a genomic window of Ralstonia insidiosa:
- a CDS encoding HIT family protein: MPDATYNDQNIFAKILRGELPCIKVYEDDHTIAFMDIMPQADGHVLVLPKESAAELFDLSDEAASAAIRTTRKLARAVRAAFTPPGIAIFQLNGSAAGQTVPHVHFHVLPRYSDTPLQPHARVQADSDKLKAHAEKIIAALQAE; encoded by the coding sequence ATGCCTGACGCGACGTACAACGACCAGAACATCTTCGCCAAGATCCTGCGCGGCGAACTGCCCTGTATCAAGGTGTATGAGGACGACCACACCATCGCCTTCATGGACATCATGCCGCAGGCCGACGGCCACGTTCTGGTGCTGCCCAAGGAAAGCGCAGCGGAGTTGTTCGACCTGTCGGACGAGGCCGCCTCGGCCGCCATCCGCACCACGCGCAAGCTGGCCCGTGCCGTGCGCGCGGCCTTCACGCCGCCGGGCATTGCCATCTTCCAACTCAACGGCAGCGCTGCCGGCCAGACCGTGCCGCACGTGCACTTCCACGTGCTGCCGCGCTACAGCGATACGCCGCTGCAGCCGCACGCACGCGTGCAGGCCGACAGCGACAAGCTGAAGGCCCACGCCGAAAAGATCATCGCAGCACTGCAAGCCGAGTAA
- a CDS encoding TetR/AcrR family transcriptional regulator produces MPSPLIDEHDAPVDAEPTSPAAPRAQLTPNDWVRAATDLLVTKSIDAVRVDVLAKQLEVTRGSFYWHFKNRDDLLHQVLQDWSERTRVGPKLERQNPSVQGLVRDLLALPFRGRSARRTAMIEFAIRAWARRDPMAQEAVETVDEHRMDYYVQHFQAIGFARKDAKTRAFMLYAYQLSEATLWHQGSKPEKDARRRFFEDTLLAGAPLPADDGVA; encoded by the coding sequence ATGCCCTCCCCGCTGATCGACGAACACGACGCACCCGTCGACGCCGAACCCACCTCTCCCGCTGCGCCGCGTGCGCAGCTCACGCCCAACGACTGGGTGCGCGCGGCCACTGATCTGCTCGTCACCAAGAGCATCGACGCCGTGCGCGTCGACGTGCTCGCCAAGCAACTGGAAGTCACGCGCGGCAGCTTCTACTGGCACTTCAAGAACCGCGACGATCTGCTGCATCAGGTGCTGCAGGACTGGAGCGAGCGCACGCGCGTCGGCCCCAAGCTCGAGCGACAGAACCCATCGGTACAGGGGCTCGTGCGTGATCTGCTGGCGCTGCCGTTTCGCGGCCGCAGCGCGCGCCGCACCGCCATGATCGAGTTCGCCATCCGTGCCTGGGCGCGACGTGACCCGATGGCACAAGAGGCCGTCGAAACCGTCGACGAGCACCGCATGGATTACTACGTCCAGCACTTCCAGGCGATCGGCTTTGCGCGCAAGGACGCCAAAACGCGCGCCTTCATGCTGTACGCCTACCAGCTCTCCGAAGCCACGCTGTGGCACCAGGGCAGCAAGCCCGAAAAAGATGCACGCCGCCGCTTCTTTGAAGACACGCTGCTGGCCGGCGCGCCGCTGCCGGCGGACGACGGTGTCGCTTGA
- a CDS encoding branched-chain amino acid ABC transporter substrate-binding protein — MKAFRLALCAAAVAGAFCASTVHAETVKIAWIDPLSGLMGALGQNQLRSWQYAADIANQQNWSGNGTKFEVVGFDNKVSPQESLTILKQITDQGIRYVAQGDGSSVGMALQDAIAKYNDRNPGKEIIYLNYAAVDPDMTNSKCNYWHFRLDANSDMKMEALTTYLAKDPNIKKVYLLNQNYSFGHQVARAAKDYLKRKRPDIQVVGEDLHPLAQVKDFSPYVAKIRASGADTVITGNWGSDLALLVRAAKDAGLNTNFYTYYAGTTGVPTAMGASGADRVKVISYFAPNDGNAKTNAVLDGFKKKYNDDFFNADVYTGIAFLAKAIKTSGSAEPAKVAKVMEGMTVESLNGPVEMRKTDHQAQQTLYVTTWVKADGKKIKYDQENTGYGWRTDVTLEPHLGAQPTSCQMKRPTS; from the coding sequence ATGAAGGCATTCCGACTCGCGCTGTGCGCGGCGGCCGTCGCGGGCGCATTTTGCGCGAGCACTGTTCACGCTGAGACCGTCAAGATCGCCTGGATCGACCCGCTGTCCGGGTTGATGGGCGCACTGGGTCAGAACCAGCTGCGCAGCTGGCAATACGCGGCAGATATCGCCAACCAGCAGAACTGGAGCGGCAACGGCACCAAGTTTGAAGTCGTGGGGTTTGACAACAAGGTCTCGCCGCAAGAGAGCCTGACGATCCTCAAGCAGATCACCGATCAGGGCATCCGCTACGTTGCGCAGGGCGATGGCTCCAGCGTGGGCATGGCGTTGCAGGACGCCATCGCCAAATACAACGACCGCAATCCGGGCAAGGAGATCATCTATCTCAACTACGCCGCGGTCGATCCGGACATGACCAACAGCAAGTGCAACTACTGGCACTTCCGTCTGGACGCCAACTCCGACATGAAGATGGAGGCCCTGACCACCTATCTGGCCAAGGACCCGAACATCAAGAAGGTCTACCTGCTGAACCAGAACTACTCGTTCGGCCATCAGGTGGCGCGTGCAGCCAAGGACTACCTCAAGCGCAAGCGTCCTGACATTCAGGTCGTGGGTGAAGACCTGCACCCGCTGGCGCAGGTGAAGGACTTCTCGCCGTACGTGGCCAAGATTCGTGCATCCGGCGCCGATACGGTCATCACCGGCAACTGGGGCAGCGATCTGGCCCTGCTGGTTCGCGCAGCCAAGGATGCAGGCCTGAACACCAACTTCTACACGTACTACGCCGGCACCACCGGTGTGCCGACCGCAATGGGCGCGTCGGGTGCGGACCGTGTGAAGGTCATCAGCTACTTTGCACCGAACGACGGCAACGCGAAGACCAACGCCGTGCTCGATGGCTTCAAGAAGAAGTACAACGACGATTTCTTCAACGCCGACGTCTACACCGGCATCGCCTTCCTGGCCAAGGCCATCAAGACCAGTGGTTCGGCCGAGCCCGCCAAGGTGGCCAAGGTGATGGAGGGCATGACGGTTGAGAGCCTGAACGGCCCAGTCGAGATGCGCAAGACCGATCACCAGGCACAGCAGACGCTGTATGTCACCACCTGGGTGAAGGCCGATGGCAAGAAGATCAAGTACGACCAAGAGAACACCGGCTACGGCTGGCGCACCGACGTCACGCTTGAACCGCACCTGGGGGCCCAGCCGACGTCGTGCCAGATGAAGCGACCGACGTCGTGA
- a CDS encoding 2-hydroxyacid dehydrogenase: MQPTLLILIAMTPDNVAQIAQHFHVIHAPTRAERDTAIAHNGQDVRIVLTNGSTGLTGAEIAALPKLELACALGAGYENIDVEAARARGVVVANGAGTNDACVADHAFGLLLAAVRGIPKLDRATRNGVWRDDIPLQPGVCGKRLGIVGLGTIGMQIARRAAGFDMQIGYHNRKPRDGVSYQYFGALKELAAWADFLIVATPGGAQTKHLVNQSVLEALGPNGCVVNIARGSVVDTAALEAAIRTGKLGSAGLDVYESEPKPPLGLLDLEQVVLTPHIAGWSPESVQATVDRFLENARRHLAGTGVVSPV; the protein is encoded by the coding sequence ATGCAGCCGACACTCTTGATCCTCATTGCGATGACGCCCGACAACGTGGCGCAGATCGCTCAACACTTCCACGTCATCCACGCCCCGACCCGGGCAGAACGCGATACCGCCATTGCCCACAACGGGCAAGACGTGCGCATCGTGCTGACCAATGGATCAACGGGCCTGACCGGCGCAGAGATCGCCGCCCTGCCCAAGCTGGAACTGGCCTGCGCCCTGGGCGCCGGCTACGAGAACATCGACGTGGAAGCCGCCCGTGCGCGCGGCGTAGTGGTGGCCAACGGCGCCGGCACTAACGATGCTTGCGTGGCCGACCACGCCTTTGGCCTGCTGCTGGCCGCGGTGCGCGGTATCCCGAAGCTGGACCGCGCCACGCGCAATGGCGTCTGGCGCGACGACATTCCGCTGCAGCCCGGTGTGTGCGGTAAGCGCCTGGGAATCGTGGGCCTCGGCACCATCGGCATGCAGATCGCACGCCGCGCCGCAGGCTTCGACATGCAGATCGGCTATCACAACCGCAAACCGCGCGACGGTGTGTCGTACCAGTACTTCGGTGCGCTCAAGGAGCTGGCTGCGTGGGCGGACTTCCTGATCGTTGCCACGCCCGGCGGCGCGCAAACCAAACACTTGGTCAATCAATCCGTTCTGGAGGCGCTGGGGCCGAACGGCTGCGTGGTCAACATTGCGCGCGGCAGCGTGGTGGATACGGCGGCGCTGGAAGCGGCCATCCGCACGGGCAAGCTGGGCAGCGCGGGGCTGGATGTGTACGAGAGCGAACCGAAGCCACCGCTGGGCTTGCTGGACCTGGAACAGGTCGTGCTGACACCGCACATTGCCGGCTGGTCACCGGAATCGGTGCAGGCCACGGTGGATCGCTTTCTGGAGAACGCCCGCCGACACCTGGCGGGCACAGGTGTGGTGTCCCCGGTCTAA
- a CDS encoding glycine zipper 2TM domain-containing protein, whose protein sequence is MQATNKRVRVSHAGRWMVLAAVATGAAGLAGCVTAPYPGYGAGYGAGYAAGSSAYGNSYGGTTYSTTPYANGYDNTYSNGYNGSYDPSAPQPYPQQPYPSQQPAPVYSQPQPNYSPYPSSSEPAYQAPADNRYGVIERIDAVPVRGQPTGVGAVLGGVVGGLLGHQVGGGRGNTVATIGGAVAGAMAGNAVEGNTVVGQTYRVTMRLNDNSMATLTQNNPNGLRPGDRARIENNMAVPY, encoded by the coding sequence ATGCAAGCAACGAACAAACGGGTACGCGTCAGCCACGCAGGACGGTGGATGGTATTGGCGGCAGTGGCAACGGGGGCAGCAGGCTTGGCCGGCTGTGTCACGGCACCGTACCCCGGCTACGGTGCGGGCTATGGCGCTGGCTATGCGGCCGGCAGCAGTGCATATGGCAACAGCTATGGCGGCACGACCTACAGCACCACGCCGTACGCCAACGGGTACGACAACACCTACAGCAACGGCTACAACGGCAGCTATGACCCGAGCGCGCCGCAGCCGTATCCGCAGCAACCGTACCCGTCACAGCAGCCGGCGCCGGTGTATTCGCAGCCGCAGCCGAACTATTCCCCGTATCCGAGTAGCAGCGAGCCTGCCTATCAGGCACCGGCCGACAATCGCTATGGCGTGATCGAGCGCATCGACGCGGTGCCGGTGCGCGGGCAGCCCACCGGTGTGGGCGCGGTGCTTGGCGGCGTGGTGGGTGGCCTGCTTGGGCACCAGGTGGGTGGCGGACGCGGCAATACCGTGGCCACCATCGGCGGTGCGGTGGCTGGAGCCATGGCGGGCAACGCCGTGGAAGGCAATACGGTGGTCGGTCAGACCTACCGCGTGACCATGCGCTTGAACGACAACTCGATGGCCACGCTCACGCAAAACAACCCGAACGGCCTGCGTCCGGGTGACCGTGCCCGCATCGAAAACAACATGGCAGTGCCTTACTGA
- a CDS encoding methyl-accepting chemotaxis protein, protein MFNRLSIRFRLNAALALLAVLLATIGTIGVVGMRASDATIKEIYSNQLASTSLVAKAQLHAAIVRTTLDRAVFHPDSAELPAILDKANGYRVKSDDAWKQYKALPMSADEARLAADLEAKRAALFRDGIEPLMNALRAHDATAVDKVVMDVIPPLSVAMTAASDALDRSQSDQAKAGYDDAVARSHAFLMLIIGAIVVGIVAALGCAFGLHRAISVPLSNMLGHFGEISRGNLTEHITVSSHDEMGALTRGLIDMQRGLIRTIETMRGGSDSIASATKQIAAGNLDLSQRTEEQASSLEETASSMEELTSIVKQNADNARQASQLAGNASDIAVKGGEVVGRVIETMSGINNSSKKIADIIGVIEGIAFQTNILALNAAVEAARAGEQGRGFAVVAGEVRSLAQRSAMAAKEIKELISDSVGRVENGSTLVTEAGTVIDEVVVAVKRVTDIMGEISAASAEQSTGIEQVNQAVTQMDEVTQQNAALVEEAAAAAQSLEEQAGVLRETVASFRLPPAGTHAVPAAVVNTAKAPSAAPVAASKPAASKPASTIKRAVRKPAVSPATAPAKPVSAPAAAPAAAIEPKPGKLALAAAASDADDWEQF, encoded by the coding sequence ATGTTCAATCGACTTTCCATCCGTTTCCGACTCAACGCAGCCCTCGCGCTGCTCGCCGTGCTGCTGGCCACCATTGGCACCATCGGCGTCGTCGGCATGCGCGCGTCTGACGCGACCATCAAAGAGATCTATAGCAACCAACTTGCTTCGACTTCGTTGGTTGCCAAGGCACAACTGCATGCCGCCATCGTGCGCACTACGCTGGATCGTGCGGTCTTCCACCCGGATTCCGCCGAGTTACCGGCGATCCTCGACAAGGCCAATGGCTACCGCGTCAAGTCCGACGACGCGTGGAAGCAGTACAAGGCGCTGCCCATGAGTGCAGATGAAGCCCGTCTGGCTGCCGATCTGGAAGCCAAACGTGCAGCGCTGTTTCGCGATGGCATTGAGCCGCTGATGAACGCACTGCGTGCCCATGACGCAACCGCGGTCGACAAAGTGGTCATGGACGTCATCCCGCCACTGTCGGTGGCAATGACCGCCGCCTCAGATGCCTTGGATCGCAGCCAGTCCGATCAGGCCAAGGCCGGATACGACGACGCAGTGGCCCGCTCGCACGCGTTCCTGATGTTGATCATCGGCGCCATCGTGGTGGGTATCGTTGCAGCGCTGGGCTGTGCGTTTGGTCTGCACCGTGCGATCTCTGTACCGCTGTCGAACATGCTGGGCCACTTTGGCGAGATTTCGCGCGGCAACCTGACCGAGCACATCACCGTGAGCAGCCATGACGAAATGGGTGCGCTCACCCGTGGCCTGATCGACATGCAGCGTGGACTGATCCGCACCATCGAGACGATGCGCGGCGGCAGCGATTCCATCGCCAGCGCGACCAAACAGATTGCAGCCGGCAACCTCGATCTCTCGCAGCGCACGGAAGAGCAGGCGTCTTCGCTGGAAGAGACGGCTTCCAGCATGGAAGAACTCACCAGCATCGTGAAGCAGAATGCCGACAATGCGCGCCAGGCCAGCCAGCTTGCGGGCAACGCATCGGACATCGCCGTCAAGGGCGGTGAAGTGGTGGGCCGTGTCATCGAAACAATGTCGGGCATCAACAACAGCAGCAAGAAGATCGCCGACATCATTGGCGTGATTGAAGGCATTGCCTTCCAGACCAACATCCTTGCCCTGAATGCCGCAGTGGAAGCCGCGCGTGCGGGTGAGCAAGGCCGCGGCTTTGCGGTGGTGGCCGGTGAGGTGCGCAGCCTGGCGCAACGCTCGGCCATGGCAGCCAAGGAGATCAAGGAACTCATCAGCGATTCGGTTGGCCGTGTTGAAAACGGCTCGACGCTGGTGACCGAAGCCGGCACGGTGATCGATGAAGTGGTGGTTGCCGTCAAGCGCGTGACCGACATCATGGGCGAGATCAGTGCCGCGTCGGCCGAGCAGAGTACTGGCATCGAACAGGTCAACCAGGCCGTCACGCAGATGGACGAAGTGACGCAGCAAAACGCGGCGCTGGTGGAAGAAGCGGCCGCTGCCGCGCAATCGCTGGAAGAGCAGGCGGGCGTGCTGCGCGAGACGGTTGCGTCGTTCCGCCTGCCGCCGGCAGGGACGCACGCTGTGCCGGCTGCTGTGGTGAATACGGCGAAGGCGCCGTCGGCAGCGCCGGTTGCTGCTAGCAAACCTGCAGCGAGCAAGCCTGCCTCGACAATCAAGCGTGCCGTGCGCAAGCCTGCTGTGTCGCCTGCAACTGCCCCTGCCAAACCGGTTTCCGCGCCTGCGGCTGCGCCTGCCGCGGCAATCGAACCGAAGCCGGGCAAGCTGGCACTCGCTGCAGCTGCCAGCGATGCAGATGACTGGGAACAGTTCTGA
- a CDS encoding glycosyl transferase family protein, whose translation MSDVPWEIYLALLNTLTVATTLVILISTADDFFLDAFYWMRELWLWPQRGRMPVTISARALRDREEQWLAIMVPAWKEYDVIAKMVENTLATMEYTHFIIFAGAYRNDAETTTEVERMVRRYPGRVVRAAVTHDGPTCKADCLNTIIQTIIRHEAGHGIRFAGVIMHDCEDVIHPLELKYFNYFIGDQDLVQLPVLSLERKWYEWVAGTYMDDFSETHQKDLVARQALTGTVPGAGVALCYSRRAIEAVMKVRGDSPFNTSTLTEDYDFSFRLHDLGMREAFVHFPICETTEPAEDAEGKTRTRWRFGKRRGVRPQLLATREYFPSTFRTAYRQRARWVLGIAFQGWLQMGWKGNLITRYMFFRDRKGVVTALFSILAYVLSLNYLVIGALLAKGWVAIPDGSFVVGSVWMQDLLAINATLLFNRLAQRVYFVGRLNGPLQGVLCLPRLVVNNFINFFSVCRAWKIFLIYCLTGKPIAWDKTQHTYLSNDALGRTRSMLGETLLKWEALTQAQLDAALTLQQETGRRLGTILVQQGLVTPDTLADALAEQVDLPRVSLTNVVLGALADCLPRDLAVRHHVVPFSIGEDGSLNIAVSELPNGEVLDELARAAGRKVACFMACDHEMSAELALMADPNRRATVVFGPAAYSATLAVESMTGAGPVVAAGTASATEAPPIPPIPPAPVLHDLAPGPEVHPNPSIAGGVA comes from the coding sequence ATGAGCGATGTGCCATGGGAAATCTACCTGGCGTTGCTCAACACGCTGACGGTGGCGACCACGCTCGTCATCCTCATCAGCACCGCCGACGATTTCTTCCTGGATGCTTTCTACTGGATGCGGGAGCTGTGGCTCTGGCCGCAGCGCGGTCGCATGCCCGTCACCATCTCGGCACGCGCGCTGCGTGATCGCGAGGAGCAGTGGCTCGCCATCATGGTGCCCGCCTGGAAGGAGTACGACGTCATCGCCAAGATGGTGGAGAACACCTTGGCGACGATGGAGTACACGCACTTCATTATCTTTGCCGGCGCTTACCGCAATGATGCCGAGACCACCACCGAGGTCGAGCGCATGGTGCGCCGCTATCCAGGGCGCGTGGTGCGGGCGGCCGTCACGCACGATGGCCCCACCTGCAAGGCTGACTGCCTGAACACCATCATCCAGACCATCATCCGCCACGAGGCAGGCCACGGCATCCGCTTTGCGGGCGTGATCATGCACGACTGCGAAGACGTGATTCACCCGCTGGAGCTGAAGTACTTCAACTACTTCATCGGCGATCAGGATCTGGTGCAGTTGCCGGTGCTCTCGCTCGAGCGCAAGTGGTACGAGTGGGTGGCCGGTACTTACATGGATGATTTTTCCGAGACACACCAGAAGGACTTGGTGGCGCGCCAGGCGCTGACCGGTACGGTGCCCGGGGCAGGCGTGGCGCTGTGCTATAGCCGCCGTGCCATCGAGGCGGTGATGAAGGTGCGGGGCGATTCGCCCTTCAACACCAGCACGCTCACAGAAGACTATGACTTCAGCTTCCGGCTGCACGATCTCGGCATGCGGGAGGCATTTGTGCACTTCCCGATTTGCGAGACCACAGAGCCTGCGGAGGATGCCGAGGGCAAGACGCGCACGCGCTGGCGTTTTGGCAAGCGGCGTGGCGTGCGTCCGCAGTTGCTGGCCACGCGCGAGTATTTCCCCAGCACGTTCCGCACGGCTTACCGGCAGCGTGCGCGCTGGGTGCTCGGCATTGCATTCCAGGGCTGGCTGCAGATGGGGTGGAAGGGCAACCTGATCACCAGGTATATGTTCTTCCGTGACCGCAAGGGTGTGGTGACCGCGCTGTTTTCGATCCTGGCGTATGTGCTGTCGCTCAACTACCTGGTGATCGGCGCGTTGCTGGCCAAGGGATGGGTTGCGATTCCCGATGGCTCTTTCGTGGTCGGCTCCGTGTGGATGCAGGACTTGCTGGCGATCAACGCAACGCTGCTGTTCAACCGGCTGGCGCAGCGCGTGTATTTCGTGGGGCGCCTGAATGGTCCGCTGCAAGGCGTGCTGTGCCTGCCCAGGCTGGTGGTGAACAACTTCATCAACTTCTTCTCGGTATGCCGGGCGTGGAAGATCTTCCTGATCTACTGCCTGACCGGCAAGCCGATCGCGTGGGACAAGACCCAGCACACCTATTTGTCGAACGATGCCCTCGGCCGCACGCGCTCGATGCTGGGCGAGACGTTGCTCAAGTGGGAAGCGCTCACGCAAGCGCAGCTCGACGCCGCTTTGACCCTGCAGCAGGAAACCGGCCGCCGGCTCGGGACCATCCTGGTCCAGCAAGGGCTGGTCACGCCAGACACGTTGGCTGATGCGCTGGCCGAGCAGGTTGACCTGCCGCGCGTGAGTCTGACCAACGTCGTATTGGGCGCACTGGCCGATTGTCTGCCTCGCGATCTGGCTGTGCGGCATCACGTGGTGCCGTTTTCCATTGGCGAGGACGGCTCGCTCAATATTGCCGTGTCGGAATTGCCCAATGGTGAAGTGCTGGACGAGTTGGCCCGCGCAGCCGGGCGCAAGGTTGCGTGCTTCATGGCGTGCGACCACGAGATGTCGGCCGAGTTGGCACTGATGGCCGACCCCAATCGCCGCGCTACGGTCGTGTTTGGCCCTGCGGCATATTCGGCCACGTTGGCCGTCGAATCCATGACGGGCGCCGGCCCGGTTGTTGCAGCAGGCACGGCGTCCGCAACCGAGGCTCCCCCCATCCCCCCGATACCTCCGGCGCCGGTCTTGCATGACCTGGCCCCCGGCCCAGAGGTACACCCCAATCCATCAATTGCGGGAGGTGTGGCATGA
- a CDS encoding NfrA family protein, translating to MKTERIHRFTLRGAGWPIKWPIAAAVWALCHGVSVAEQTAQPLQPDAYFRADRAYHAIDANKLDDAEAATRAALAVQPDSLQLNLLLLDVLTRKGRLDAARTQADALVQKYPNEPRVYAQHGFLAQKANDSATAEQDFAHATQGTDWTPQEQRNLHLAWSDSAYSARHPQAALDALSVLQDQPDAGVQLRLAQSRLQLGDRDGATRAATLAEEHATDPAQKRYAKALLAEAMAPQAQSAATSPDDPRVIGQRELNEAYGHLRARDDRAALAAFQRGFATGQGNWSHYADAAYAAKRLGDNPTAITLFRKSLDVADADAKSDGGSNGNDSLPADRRFGYRREVEQMQRTWGMVLSGAYQTSAFGVPNTVSVFQGGAEVYWQPPGIGYRDGSIFQLFVRGYDNLYDGNGIAGLPTAQGSVGARYKPVKDLNLVFTAERLIRIGTQSVNDTLLRIGFSTDQGIDLQVTKPRWQTWQAYGEGAYFLNQGRMIISTEARYGHTWLLDSISDHLTVYPHVVLAGDHDNKATDRQLALGAGPGINFRYWFRESQYSAPASWLDLTVQYRLPLTHADRAKGVVARAILWF from the coding sequence ATGAAAACCGAGAGAATCCACCGTTTCACGCTGCGCGGCGCAGGTTGGCCGATCAAGTGGCCAATTGCTGCTGCGGTATGGGCGCTATGTCATGGTGTGTCGGTCGCAGAACAGACAGCGCAGCCGCTGCAGCCCGACGCGTACTTCCGGGCAGACCGCGCCTACCATGCGATCGACGCCAACAAGCTTGATGATGCTGAAGCAGCAACGCGCGCTGCGTTGGCGGTGCAGCCTGACAGCCTGCAACTGAACCTGTTGCTGCTTGATGTGCTGACGCGCAAGGGCCGGTTGGATGCGGCGCGCACGCAAGCCGATGCGCTGGTGCAGAAGTACCCCAACGAGCCGCGCGTATATGCGCAGCACGGGTTCCTTGCGCAGAAGGCGAATGACTCGGCCACGGCCGAACAGGATTTCGCCCACGCCACCCAGGGCACGGACTGGACACCACAGGAACAGCGCAACCTGCATCTGGCGTGGTCGGACAGCGCGTATTCCGCCAGACATCCGCAGGCGGCGCTGGATGCGCTCAGTGTCCTGCAGGATCAGCCTGATGCCGGCGTCCAATTGCGCCTCGCGCAATCACGCCTGCAACTGGGGGACCGCGATGGCGCAACCCGGGCCGCCACGCTGGCCGAAGAGCACGCCACGGACCCGGCGCAAAAGCGCTACGCCAAGGCATTGCTTGCCGAGGCGATGGCACCCCAGGCTCAGAGCGCAGCCACGTCACCCGATGACCCGCGCGTGATTGGACAGCGTGAATTGAACGAGGCTTATGGCCACCTGCGGGCCCGTGACGACCGCGCCGCGCTTGCGGCGTTCCAGCGCGGCTTTGCCACCGGCCAGGGAAACTGGAGCCACTACGCCGATGCTGCCTATGCAGCGAAACGGCTGGGCGACAACCCGACCGCGATCACGCTGTTCCGCAAGAGCCTGGACGTTGCCGATGCGGATGCCAAGAGTGACGGTGGCAGCAACGGTAATGACAGCCTTCCCGCCGACCGCCGCTTCGGCTACCGACGCGAGGTGGAGCAGATGCAGCGCACTTGGGGCATGGTGCTCTCCGGCGCGTACCAGACCTCGGCGTTTGGCGTGCCCAACACCGTGAGCGTGTTTCAGGGCGGCGCAGAGGTCTACTGGCAACCCCCCGGCATTGGCTATCGCGACGGCAGCATCTTCCAGCTCTTCGTGCGCGGTTACGACAACCTCTATGACGGCAACGGCATTGCCGGCCTGCCGACGGCGCAGGGGTCGGTGGGGGCGCGCTACAAACCGGTCAAGGATCTCAACCTGGTGTTCACCGCTGAGCGCCTGATCCGCATCGGCACCCAGAGCGTCAATGACACGCTGCTGCGCATTGGCTTCTCGACCGACCAGGGTATTGACCTGCAGGTCACCAAGCCGCGCTGGCAGACCTGGCAGGCGTACGGGGAGGGCGCGTACTTCCTCAACCAGGGCCGCATGATCATCAGCACCGAAGCACGTTACGGGCATACCTGGCTACTCGACTCGATCAGCGATCACCTGACGGTCTACCCGCACGTGGTACTGGCTGGCGACCACGACAACAAGGCCACCGACCGGCAACTCGCGCTGGGTGCTGGCCCCGGCATCAACTTTCGCTACTGGTTTCGAGAGTCGCAATACAGCGCCCCGGCCAGTTGGCTGGATCTCACCGTGCAATACCGCCTGCCTCTGACCCACGCCGACCGGGCGAAGGGCGTAGTGGCACGCGCCATCCTTTGGTTCTAG